In Candidatus Campbellbacteria bacterium, the following are encoded in one genomic region:
- a CDS encoding Fe-Mn family superoxide dismutase: protein MNHYSEQQFEFHALEGISEKTMDTHLGLYSGYVKNTNKVLDLIESLRGDENNKYALLEARRRFAFEFGGMRNHEYFFEQFTEGIQEIDPESPLAQKLEEDFGSVETWKEDIVYLTGMRGIGFAILYYDREKDRLLNSWIDEQHLGHLNSAQFIFGIDMWEHAFMLDYAPSEKSSYVEAVMKNTNWRVPEERFQSARS, encoded by the coding sequence ATGAATCACTATAGCGAACAACAATTCGAGTTCCACGCGCTCGAAGGGATCTCCGAGAAAACAATGGACACCCACCTGGGTCTCTACTCAGGTTACGTAAAGAATACCAATAAAGTTCTGGATCTTATAGAGTCCCTTCGTGGCGATGAGAATAACAAATACGCTCTTCTAGAGGCGCGCAGGCGTTTCGCCTTTGAATTCGGAGGAATGCGCAACCACGAATATTTCTTTGAGCAGTTCACGGAAGGTATTCAGGAGATAGATCCGGAAAGCCCCCTTGCTCAAAAACTTGAAGAGGACTTTGGTTCTGTCGAGACCTGGAAGGAGGACATCGTTTACTTAACAGGTATGCGCGGCATCGGATTCGCGATCCTTTATTACGATCGTGAAAAAGACAGGTTGCTAAACAGCTGGATAGATGAGCAACACCTTGGACACCTAAACAGCGCGCAATTCATCTTTGGAATTGATATGTGGGAGCACGCCTTTATGCTGGACTACGCTCCGAGCGAAAAGAGCAGTTACGTTGAAGCAGTAATGAAAAACACCAACTGGCGAGTTCCGGAAGAGAGATTCCAAAGCGCGCGATCCTAA
- a CDS encoding ComEC/Rec2 family competence protein yields the protein MRSFRSLLILLTFISFFVAVALWLVLFIHSIEKPLEVVFLDVGQGDAIFIETPKGEEILIDGGRDNSVLRGLSQVMPFWDRSIDLVIATHPDADHIGGIVDVLRRYKVKAILDTEVENDTPAFISYSQEVQKEKARSIDPVRGSQLFFDNVVLTILSKESSVTSDPNDASIIVRLDYGETSFLLTGDADKKTERELLGFYDALEADVLKVGHHGSSTSTASEFVSAVSPEFAVISVGEDNSYGHPTDEVLNTLEKQEVEILRTDEDGMIRFESNGDILVQKDPGFFQKLIGI from the coding sequence ATGAGATCCTTCAGGTCTTTATTAATACTCCTTACTTTCATCTCCTTTTTTGTAGCGGTGGCGTTGTGGCTCGTCCTATTTATTCACTCAATAGAGAAACCGCTGGAGGTGGTTTTTCTCGATGTAGGGCAGGGAGACGCTATTTTTATAGAAACACCCAAGGGCGAAGAAATTCTAATAGATGGCGGTAGAGATAACTCGGTGTTGCGTGGGCTTTCGCAAGTTATGCCGTTCTGGGATCGCTCGATCGATCTTGTCATAGCGACTCACCCGGACGCTGATCATATCGGCGGAATTGTTGACGTCCTAAGAAGGTATAAAGTGAAAGCTATTCTTGATACAGAAGTAGAAAACGACACCCCGGCCTTCATTTCATATTCTCAAGAAGTTCAAAAGGAAAAAGCTCGATCGATAGATCCTGTGCGAGGCTCGCAGTTATTTTTTGACAATGTTGTTCTGACTATTTTGTCAAAAGAATCTAGTGTGACAAGCGACCCCAACGATGCTTCGATCATTGTCCGTCTTGACTATGGCGAGACAAGCTTTTTGTTAACTGGTGACGCGGACAAGAAGACGGAGCGAGAGTTGTTGGGTTTTTACGATGCTCTTGAAGCAGATGTTTTAAAGGTGGGACACCACGGCTCAAGTACTTCTACCGCGAGCGAATTCGTCTCGGCTGTTTCACCGGAGTTCGCTGTTATATCAGTGGGCGAAGACAATTCCTATGGCCACCCAACCGATGAAGTGCTCAATACTTTAGAGAAACAAGAAGTAGAAATTCTGCGGACCGACGAAGACGGTATGATCAGATTTGAAAGTAATGGCGATATTCTCGTACAAAAGGACCCCGGATTTTTCCAAAAGTTAATAGGAATATAA
- the rpsL gene encoding 30S ribosomal protein S12 gives MATINQLTRKGRSKKPQKSKTVALARGFNTLKNRPSLYNSPFKRGVCTKVTTTTPRKPNSAVRKIARVRLTNGMEVTAYIPGMGHSLQEHSVVMLRGGGPKDIGANYTVVRGVLDSGGVDGRKKGRSKYGAKRE, from the coding sequence ATGGCAACAATTAATCAATTAACGAGAAAAGGGCGTAGCAAAAAACCACAGAAATCCAAAACTGTGGCTCTTGCTCGTGGGTTTAATACTCTTAAAAACCGCCCTTCTCTCTATAACTCTCCTTTTAAAAGAGGCGTTTGCACAAAAGTAACAACCACAACTCCTCGCAAGCCGAACTCCGCGGTCAGAAAGATCGCTCGTGTTCGTTTGACGAACGGTATGGAAGTGACCGCGTATATCCCGGGTATGGGACACTCGCTACAGGAACACTCGGTAGTGATGCTACGTGGTGGTGGTCCGAAAGACATTGGCGCCAACTATACGGTAGTTCGCGGAGTTCTCGACTCTGGCGGAGTAGATGGGCGCAAAAAAGGACGCAGTAAATATGGAGCTAAGAGAGAATAA
- the pgk gene encoding phosphoglycerate kinase has product MHNDNDLPLLRNADISSGQKVLVRVDFNVPVDKDEVRSDFRIKRSLETIDFLREKGAKVILMSHITDVDTLEPVSHYLKDFIPHIFIEDLYDEKDRSALDGLENGEVALLENLRRNSGEKENNEDFSRDLADLADVYVNDAFAVSHREHASVVGVPKLMKGCAGFLIEEEVKELSRAIDPKHPFLFILGGAKFETKMPLIERFLDIADTLLVGGALANDLYKAEGLGIGQSLTSKAVDLEKVFTDPKVLTPKEVIVERDGEAHKINVQDVREEDIISDVSAEWIRTLEEKMADSETILWNGPFGNYEAGYSEGSEMIAKLIAESNAHSIVGGGDTLAIIGNLGISDKLGFISTGGGAMLDFLANGTLPGIEVLK; this is encoded by the coding sequence ATGCACAACGATAACGATTTGCCATTACTCAGAAATGCGGATATATCTAGTGGACAAAAAGTTCTAGTCAGGGTTGATTTTAATGTTCCGGTTGATAAGGACGAAGTTAGAAGCGACTTTAGGATCAAACGTTCTCTAGAGACCATTGATTTTTTGCGTGAGAAAGGTGCCAAGGTAATTTTAATGAGCCATATCACTGACGTTGATACTTTAGAGCCGGTATCGCACTATTTAAAGGACTTTATTCCCCATATATTTATAGAGGATCTTTATGACGAAAAAGACAGGTCGGCCTTAGACGGGCTTGAGAACGGAGAAGTAGCTCTACTGGAAAATCTGCGCAGAAACTCCGGCGAAAAAGAAAACAATGAAGATTTTTCTCGCGATCTTGCAGATCTAGCAGATGTATATGTAAACGACGCTTTCGCGGTGTCGCACCGAGAGCATGCCTCGGTTGTAGGAGTACCCAAGCTTATGAAAGGTTGCGCGGGGTTCCTCATTGAAGAAGAAGTAAAGGAGCTTTCGCGAGCGATTGACCCAAAGCACCCTTTTTTGTTCATTTTGGGAGGAGCTAAGTTCGAAACAAAAATGCCTCTTATAGAGCGCTTTCTTGATATAGCGGACACTCTTTTAGTCGGAGGAGCTCTAGCAAATGATCTATATAAAGCCGAAGGCCTCGGTATTGGCCAGTCTCTTACCTCAAAGGCCGTTGATCTTGAAAAGGTATTCACTGATCCTAAGGTTCTCACTCCAAAAGAGGTGATCGTAGAGCGTGACGGAGAAGCTCACAAGATAAATGTTCAAGACGTGCGCGAAGAAGATATCATATCCGACGTGTCGGCGGAGTGGATTCGTACTCTGGAGGAAAAAATGGCCGACTCTGAAACCATTCTCTGGAATGGTCCTTTTGGCAACTATGAAGCGGGTTACTCCGAAGGTTCGGAAATGATCGCCAAGCTCATTGCCGAATCCAATGCGCATTCCATTGTTGGGGGAGGAGACACTCTTGCTATAATCGGCAATCTCGGGATCAGCGATAAGCTCGGATTTATCTCCACCGGCGGCGGTGCTATGCTTGACTTCCTAGCCAACGGCACGTTGCCAGGGATCGAGGTGTTGAAATGA
- the rpsG gene encoding 30S ribosomal protein S7 encodes MRRPVKKTPQPVADSVYNSVRLSRFVNYIMLDGKKSTARKIVYDALDRIKKNTKKDPLEVFETALHNVGPTMEVRSRRVGGANYQVPREVRPERRDQLAMRWIVNAVRAETGRPMYERLADEILAAANEEGTAFAKKENTHKMAEANKAFAHFAW; translated from the coding sequence ATGCGAAGACCAGTCAAAAAAACGCCACAGCCTGTCGCGGATTCAGTCTACAACTCTGTACGGCTTTCGAGGTTCGTAAACTATATTATGTTAGACGGTAAGAAGAGTACCGCGCGCAAGATAGTCTATGATGCTCTGGATAGGATCAAGAAAAACACCAAAAAAGACCCGCTTGAGGTCTTTGAGACGGCTCTACACAATGTTGGCCCAACTATGGAAGTACGCAGCCGTCGGGTCGGAGGAGCTAACTATCAGGTCCCTCGAGAGGTACGTCCGGAAAGACGCGACCAACTCGCTATGCGGTGGATCGTAAATGCCGTGCGCGCGGAAACTGGTCGCCCTATGTACGAACGATTGGCCGACGAGATCCTAGCCGCCGCGAACGAAGAAGGAACCGCTTTTGCCAAGAAAGAAAATACCCACAAGATGGCCGAAGCCAACAAGGCATTTGCTCACTTCGCTTGGTAA
- the rnhA gene encoding ribonuclease HI: protein MKTIYIFTDGASKGNPGPGGWGAVLVAGNEVKEIGGFEENTTNNRMELIAAIKALEEVRSNETNSKEINVFSDSSYLINGITKWIYGWQKKNWKTTTKKDVANSGLWERLWEVQKNRNINWKYVPGHSDVAGNERANDIAEEFARGKDPDLFRGPEESYQIGLVSNEKPLGRDGQISDLEKARESKGKNKGKAYSYVSLLDGKIKTHSTWQECEKRVKGKPALYKKAMSKEDEKNIISEFRG, encoded by the coding sequence ATGAAAACGATTTATATTTTTACTGATGGCGCGTCAAAGGGGAATCCTGGTCCGGGTGGCTGGGGAGCGGTTTTGGTTGCCGGAAACGAAGTTAAAGAAATAGGTGGCTTTGAAGAGAACACGACCAATAATCGTATGGAATTGATCGCGGCAATAAAAGCTTTGGAAGAGGTAAGAAGCAACGAAACAAACTCAAAAGAAATAAACGTCTTTTCTGATTCTTCTTACCTTATAAACGGGATCACGAAATGGATCTATGGCTGGCAGAAAAAGAATTGGAAAACTACAACTAAAAAGGATGTCGCAAACAGCGGTCTTTGGGAGCGCCTTTGGGAGGTCCAAAAAAACAGGAATATAAACTGGAAATACGTTCCCGGACACAGTGATGTTGCCGGAAACGAAAGAGCGAATGATATCGCCGAAGAGTTTGCTAGAGGAAAAGACCCCGATCTCTTCAGAGGTCCGGAAGAGTCTTACCAGATCGGGCTAGTCAGTAACGAGAAGCCCCTAGGAAGGGACGGGCAAATTTCTGATCTAGAAAAAGCGAGGGAGAGTAAAGGCAAGAATAAAGGCAAGGCGTATTCTTATGTATCGCTCTTAGATGGCAAGATAAAGACGCATAGTACTTGGCAAGAGTGCGAAAAAAGAGTAAAAGGCAAACCGGCTCTTTATAAAAAAGCAATGTCAAAGGAAGACGAAAAAAATATCATCAGTGAGTTTCGCGGTTAA
- a CDS encoding HIT family protein yields the protein MNDCIFCKIVKKEFPADIVYEDEHTLAFLDIKPVNKGHTLVVPKEHVVNIFDAEFDTYSHVYRTAKKIALAQKEALDSEGTNISNNNGPAAGQEVFHYHVHVIPRYTNDGLSHWPKKEYAEGEAEEFREKISSKL from the coding sequence ATGAATGATTGTATTTTTTGCAAAATAGTTAAAAAAGAATTTCCGGCAGATATAGTTTATGAGGATGAACATACGCTCGCTTTTCTTGATATAAAACCCGTGAACAAAGGGCATACACTGGTGGTTCCCAAAGAACACGTAGTAAATATTTTCGATGCCGAGTTTGATACGTATTCGCACGTATACAGAACAGCAAAGAAAATAGCTCTAGCACAGAAAGAAGCCCTGGATTCCGAGGGAACAAATATCTCAAACAACAATGGCCCCGCGGCCGGACAAGAAGTTTTTCACTACCACGTACACGTAATACCGAGATATACAAACGACGGTCTATCGCACTGGCCTAAAAAAGAATATGCGGAAGGAGAGGCAGAGGAATTTAGAGAAAAAATATCTTCCAAATTGTAG
- the rpmB gene encoding 50S ribosomal protein L28, with protein sequence MSKVCEITGKSSQIGGGYSNRTRATQFNPTGKKRKRANIQKKRIFVPELEKYVTVNVSTKGLKTIQKNGAFETLKKAGII encoded by the coding sequence ATGTCAAAAGTTTGCGAGATCACAGGAAAAAGTTCACAAATAGGAGGCGGGTATTCTAACCGCACTCGTGCTACCCAGTTCAACCCTACCGGCAAGAAAAGAAAGAGAGCCAATATCCAGAAGAAGAGGATATTTGTTCCTGAGTTGGAAAAATACGTTACGGTTAACGTTTCAACCAAGGGGCTAAAAACCATACAAAAAAACGGAGCCTTTGAAACACTCAAAAAAGCCGGCATTATCTAA
- the tpiA gene encoding triose-phosphate isomerase — protein sequence MPKNNVYSSQKKKKTKSVEVKKKQTKPSVSGVETKKKDMLVAANWKMNPGEIALAKKLFLGVKEGMRKIKKTEVVVCPPFVYLDTLLDLYTGKKIGFGAQTCFSEKEGSYTGEVSAGMIQSLGARYVILGHSERRAMGETDKDVRERVQRVLEVGLTPIVCIGEHERDNDGKYLEVIKDQLQELFYGMSRDWMKNVIIAYEPIWAIGKSSNESVTPHALHETAIYIRKVLAGLFDKKSAISQTILYGGSVEPNNASELIDGTQVNGFLVGHASLESQDFLQIVEEVEKYAQR from the coding sequence ATGCCCAAAAACAACGTCTATTCCTCTCAAAAGAAAAAGAAAACGAAATCAGTAGAAGTTAAGAAAAAACAAACTAAACCAAGCGTCTCCGGGGTGGAGACAAAGAAAAAAGATATGCTAGTAGCGGCAAACTGGAAGATGAATCCGGGCGAAATCGCTCTAGCCAAGAAGCTTTTCCTCGGAGTAAAGGAGGGAATGCGCAAGATCAAAAAGACCGAGGTGGTGGTATGTCCGCCTTTTGTCTATTTGGATACTTTGCTAGATCTCTATACGGGGAAAAAGATAGGATTTGGAGCGCAAACTTGCTTTTCGGAGAAAGAAGGATCTTACACCGGAGAAGTCAGCGCCGGAATGATACAAAGCTTGGGAGCAAGATATGTCATATTAGGACACTCGGAACGTCGGGCTATGGGGGAAACGGATAAGGATGTGCGAGAGAGAGTTCAGCGGGTGCTCGAAGTTGGTCTTACTCCGATAGTTTGCATAGGTGAGCATGAACGCGACAATGACGGAAAGTATCTTGAGGTTATAAAGGATCAACTACAAGAGCTTTTTTATGGAATGTCTCGTGATTGGATGAAAAATGTCATCATCGCCTATGAGCCTATTTGGGCTATTGGCAAAAGTAGTAACGAGTCGGTAACTCCGCACGCCCTACACGAAACAGCTATATATATTCGCAAGGTACTAGCAGGTCTGTTTGATAAAAAATCAGCAATAAGCCAGACAATTCTTTATGGTGGATCGGTAGAACCTAACAACGCCTCAGAGTTAATAGACGGAACGCAGGTGAACGGATTTCTCGTCGGCCACGCTTCGCTTGAATCTCAAGACTTTTTACAAATTGTGGAGGAAGTTGAAAAATATGCACAACGATAA
- a CDS encoding site-2 protease family protein, with amino-acid sequence MTIGALIGIIVLILSVVVHEVAHGFVANKLGDPTARLEGRLTLNPIKHIDPVGSILIPGLLMITNAPFLFGWAKPVPYNPYNLRDPNRDEALIAVAGPVSNIILATLGAVLFRVLVMGGEVGLFAEILIPFVIINLVLALFNLVPIPPLDGSKILFSILPVSMYHIRQTLESFGFFIVIAFIVLFGGFIGPAVFSLAELMLGVAI; translated from the coding sequence ATGACTATAGGAGCTCTCATTGGGATCATTGTACTGATACTTTCCGTGGTGGTGCACGAGGTGGCGCATGGCTTTGTGGCAAACAAACTCGGCGACCCTACGGCGCGTCTTGAGGGGCGTTTGACACTCAATCCGATAAAACACATCGATCCGGTCGGCTCTATTCTGATCCCCGGTCTCCTTATGATAACTAACGCGCCATTTCTTTTTGGTTGGGCGAAACCTGTACCGTACAATCCGTATAACCTCAGAGATCCCAATCGTGATGAAGCGCTTATCGCTGTTGCCGGTCCGGTTTCAAATATTATCTTGGCGACTTTGGGCGCCGTGTTGTTCAGAGTATTGGTAATGGGAGGAGAGGTCGGCTTGTTTGCCGAAATACTGATCCCGTTTGTCATCATAAACCTGGTTTTGGCTTTGTTTAACCTGGTTCCTATACCGCCGCTTGATGGCTCCAAAATTCTTTTCTCAATTTTGCCGGTCTCTATGTATCACATTCGGCAAACACTAGAGAGCTTTGGTTTCTTTATAGTGATCGCCTTCATTGTTCTCTTTGGAGGATTTATTGGACCGGCCGTTTTCAGTCTTGCCGAATTGATGCTTGGTGTTGCAATATAG
- the recJ gene encoding single-stranded-DNA-specific exonuclease RecJ, with product MGKSIIFEEKSKKVPKGVLKGYSAVARTLLYNRGFTDEREVEDLLKGNYEEGTHDPYLMLGMDVAVERIVKALKNDEKIAIFSDYDADGVPGAVVLREFLEKIGFSNIESYIPHRGIEGFGLNNTAIAELKDKGVTLLITVDCGIADIEEVSYAQSEGIDVIISDHHISPEEPPPAIAILNPKQPSCKYPFDELCGAGVVYKLVQALIAHEEVSFSIGQEKWLLDLVGIATLADMVPLVDENRIFARYGLLVLNKGRRLGLRELLSQAKVDYRTISEDDVSFTIAPRINAASRMSHPDIAFGLLFAKTRKEAMEQAAKLEEINKERKTLVARIAKEVKKKFADRKPGPVLVTGNPRWKPGILGLIANSLSDSFERPAFVWGREGESGSIKGSVRSDGIMNVVEIMKSLPEETFINYGGHAFSGGFSIELEKVHSLEGLLNDAARTTKETDEEELSSAKRYFDMSVKSEEIESGLFEEVLSLSPFGVGFEKPIFKIEDVEVVSVKEFGKDKNHLGIDFKGKNGKVFNAIGFFMTKDSFSLDIEPGKTITIYGALEKSFFRGRAEYRVRIEHLEEHI from the coding sequence ATGGGTAAGTCTATTATATTTGAGGAGAAGTCTAAAAAAGTTCCGAAGGGGGTATTGAAAGGCTATTCAGCGGTAGCTAGAACGCTTCTTTACAATCGTGGCTTCACCGACGAAAGAGAAGTCGAAGATCTTTTAAAAGGAAACTACGAAGAAGGAACGCACGATCCTTATCTTATGCTGGGAATGGATGTTGCGGTTGAAAGAATAGTGAAAGCCCTAAAGAACGATGAAAAGATCGCTATCTTTTCTGACTATGACGCTGACGGGGTGCCGGGAGCCGTAGTTCTGCGGGAGTTTTTAGAGAAGATCGGTTTTAGCAATATAGAGTCTTATATTCCGCATCGTGGCATTGAAGGTTTCGGACTGAATAATACGGCTATCGCTGAATTAAAGGACAAGGGGGTGACACTTTTGATCACGGTTGATTGTGGCATTGCTGATATTGAGGAGGTCTCATACGCTCAAAGCGAAGGAATAGACGTCATTATAAGTGATCACCACATCTCTCCCGAGGAACCGCCGCCTGCTATTGCGATACTTAACCCCAAGCAACCGTCTTGCAAATATCCGTTTGATGAACTTTGCGGAGCAGGTGTGGTGTATAAATTAGTTCAAGCTCTGATAGCTCACGAAGAAGTTTCGTTTTCGATTGGGCAGGAAAAATGGTTGCTTGATCTGGTCGGTATAGCAACTCTTGCCGATATGGTTCCGTTGGTGGACGAGAACAGAATATTCGCTCGCTATGGCCTTCTGGTGCTAAATAAGGGACGTCGTCTGGGTCTGCGAGAGTTGCTTTCACAAGCCAAGGTGGACTATCGGACTATCTCAGAGGATGATGTTTCGTTTACCATCGCGCCGAGAATAAACGCCGCCAGTCGAATGTCGCATCCTGATATTGCCTTCGGTCTCCTGTTTGCCAAGACTCGCAAAGAAGCGATGGAACAAGCGGCAAAGCTCGAAGAGATAAACAAAGAGCGCAAAACTTTGGTTGCTCGTATAGCAAAGGAGGTCAAAAAGAAATTTGCTGATCGCAAGCCCGGACCGGTATTGGTAACCGGCAATCCGCGCTGGAAACCGGGCATACTCGGACTTATTGCCAACTCGCTCTCTGACAGTTTCGAGCGGCCGGCTTTTGTTTGGGGCAGAGAAGGAGAATCGGGAAGTATAAAGGGTTCGGTTCGCTCAGACGGAATTATGAATGTGGTTGAAATTATGAAGTCTTTGCCCGAAGAGACCTTCATAAACTATGGCGGACACGCTTTTTCCGGAGGATTTTCAATAGAGCTTGAAAAGGTACATTCTCTAGAGGGTCTTTTAAATGATGCGGCACGCACCACAAAAGAAACGGACGAAGAGGAGCTGTCGTCCGCCAAACGATATTTTGATATGAGCGTCAAATCGGAAGAAATAGAATCTGGTCTTTTTGAGGAAGTTCTTTCCTTGTCACCGTTTGGAGTAGGATTTGAAAAACCGATATTTAAGATAGAAGACGTAGAAGTTGTTTCGGTCAAAGAGTTTGGTAAAGATAAGAATCATCTAGGGATCGATTTCAAAGGAAAAAACGGCAAAGTTTTCAACGCGATAGGATTTTTTATGACAAAAGACAGCTTTTCTTTAGATATTGAGCCTGGCAAAACAATAACTATTTATGGTGCATTAGAAAAGAGTTTCTTTAGGGGTAGAGCAGAATATCGTGTCCGGATCGAACACCTAGAAGAGCATATTTAA
- a CDS encoding ComEC/Rec2 family competence protein translates to MLKFRFFILPISLFGVASGLFLFEFLGLGEYFILFLLLIIFSVVFIAFAFRAERNLKVLIVFSSLFFLSVIFGLIRANLSEKEFILSRHSGERIEVMGTVMNDPEDRGSYLFVILEADFIRTDKVCASVSERVLVRTDRFEPISYGDNLRVRGLIERPEPFVTDTDRVFAYDEFLEKDNIGAVISFASVDVISSGDGNLIKQMLFSLKNEYLDTVSRYVPDPESSLLGGLTVGAKQSLGEELEKDFRSTGIIHIVVLSGYNVVIIAEAIFILLRYFSTRVRVSLGIIAVSFFAVLVGGGATVVRASIMAIAALVGRALGREVLAIQTLFFAAIAMLIFNPSLLLYDPSFQLSFMATLGLILLSKPLEKYLHWVRYKWLRDITTATVATQLAVLPLLIYLVGEVSLVALPVNLLVLPSVPPAMLLGFLTGIFGSIPFISLVLGPVFGALSFFFLSYELLVIEVFAALPFASLRLPHFPFVFVLSLYALLGFFTLVVSRPGAVRKNILLDVSHLFLGKREK, encoded by the coding sequence ATGCTGAAATTCAGATTCTTTATTCTTCCAATTTCTCTTTTTGGGGTGGCTTCAGGTCTGTTTTTGTTTGAATTTTTGGGATTGGGAGAATATTTTATCCTTTTCCTCCTTTTAATAATTTTTAGCGTAGTTTTTATAGCTTTTGCGTTCAGGGCTGAAAGAAATCTGAAAGTTTTGATCGTTTTCTCATCACTGTTTTTTCTCAGCGTCATTTTTGGTTTAATTCGCGCCAATTTATCTGAAAAAGAGTTTATTCTGTCTCGTCATTCGGGTGAAAGGATCGAAGTAATGGGTACTGTTATGAACGACCCGGAAGACCGCGGGTCTTATTTATTTGTGATCTTGGAAGCTGATTTTATCCGGACGGATAAAGTGTGCGCCTCTGTTAGTGAGCGAGTGCTAGTCAGGACGGATCGTTTTGAACCGATATCTTATGGTGACAATTTGCGTGTTCGGGGGTTAATTGAAAGGCCGGAGCCGTTCGTTACTGACACTGATAGAGTATTTGCTTATGATGAGTTTTTAGAAAAAGATAATATCGGCGCGGTAATTTCTTTTGCTTCCGTGGACGTTATTTCTTCTGGCGATGGTAATCTTATAAAACAAATGCTTTTTTCTCTAAAGAATGAATATCTAGATACGGTGTCTCGCTATGTTCCGGACCCGGAGTCATCTCTCCTCGGTGGTTTAACGGTAGGTGCCAAGCAGTCTCTCGGCGAAGAGTTAGAAAAAGACTTTCGCTCAACCGGCATCATTCATATTGTCGTTCTTTCCGGATACAACGTAGTGATAATAGCTGAAGCAATTTTTATTTTATTGCGATATTTTTCAACCAGAGTCAGAGTGTCGTTGGGGATCATTGCGGTGAGCTTCTTTGCCGTTCTTGTTGGCGGAGGAGCTACTGTGGTGCGCGCTTCTATAATGGCGATAGCCGCTTTAGTTGGAAGGGCGTTGGGGCGGGAAGTTCTTGCGATCCAGACATTGTTTTTTGCCGCCATTGCTATGCTAATTTTTAATCCATCTCTCTTGCTTTATGATCCGTCTTTTCAACTATCTTTTATGGCGACTCTCGGCCTCATTCTTTTATCAAAACCCCTTGAGAAATATCTCCATTGGGTACGATACAAGTGGCTTCGCGACATAACGACCGCAACGGTAGCGACACAGTTGGCGGTTTTGCCTTTGCTAATTTACTTAGTCGGAGAAGTTTCTCTTGTTGCTCTGCCGGTCAATCTTCTGGTTCTGCCAAGTGTACCACCGGCTATGTTACTCGGATTCCTTACCGGAATTTTCGGCTCTATTCCGTTTATCTCTCTTGTTCTCGGACCCGTATTCGGGGCTCTGTCCTTTTTCTTCTTGAGTTATGAGTTGTTAGTAATTGAAGTTTTTGCTGCTCTGCCTTTCGCTTCTCTAAGATTGCCCCACTTTCCCTTTGTGTTTGTGTTGAGTTTATACGCGTTACTCGGTTTTTTCACTTTGGTGGTTTCTCGTCCTGGCGCGGTCAGAAAAAATATACTACTAGATGTTTCTCATTTATTTTTGGGAAAAAGAGAAAAATGA